Proteins encoded together in one Astyanax mexicanus isolate ESR-SI-001 chromosome 10, AstMex3_surface, whole genome shotgun sequence window:
- the LOC125804775 gene encoding uncharacterized protein LOC125804775 — translation MMSSAWLLFLFLQTIYAAEAVVHYEPSLISVSSGSSVTLQCRLDQRTSYCAKSWYMQKLGQEPKELVIRLANKTEPIYSTGSNRLNMNGNFLTIKKASKEDEGIYFCGGTQTNNVVFSSGMFLTVTGHPQFSISVLQTPASGLVPPGEAVSLQCTVTPNVPVAELRVFWIRSAVGSSFPEIIFTHYNSSSSSSSSSRQCEISSSKDNCFHTFSKIVLNNENNSGTYYCAVVTSNEIVYSAGATLDFNRSDDRTTFSLEVAFGVSVIWIVAQAVLICKRTQCKHCRGLQEKPASQGHYTSSRLRLKRGQSDVNSKVQYSTFTDHQTQ, via the exons ATGATGTCTTCAGCCtggcttctctttctctttctgcagaCAATAT ACGCCGCTGAAGCTGTGGTACACTATGAGCCATCGTTGATCTCAGTGAGCTCTGGATCGAGTGTAACTCTGCAGTGCAGACTTGATCAGAGGACCAGTTACTGTGCTAAGTCTTGGTACATGCAGAAACTAGGACAGGAACCAAAGGAACTGGTAATCCGGTTAGCTAATAAAACGGAACCCATATACAGCACAGGTTCAAACAGACTAAACATGAACGGCAATTTTCTGACTATTAAAAAGGCTAGTAAGGAGGATGAAGGAATCTACTTCTGTGGAGGGACTCAAACGAACAATGTAGTGTTTTCATCTGGCATGTTCTTAACAGTGACAG GTCACCCTCAGTTCAGCATCTCAGTTCTCCAAACTCCAGCATCAGGATTGGTTCCTCCAGGAGAAGCAGTGAGTCTGCAGTGTACTGTTACTCCTAATGTCCCAGTAGCAGAACTGAGAGTGTTCTGGATCAGATCTGCTGTAGGATCATCCTTTCCTGAAATTATCTTCACTCattacaacagcagcagcagcagcagcagcagcagccgtcagtgtgAGATCAGCTCTTCTAAAGATAACTGTTTCCACACTTTCTCCAAGATCGTTCTCAACAATGAGAACAACTCTGGGACGTACTACTGTGCTGTGGTGACCAGCAATGAGATTGTCTATAGCGCTGGAGCAACATTAGATTTCA ACAGGTCTGATGATCGCACTACGTTCAGTCTGGAAGTGGCTTTTGGTGTGTCTGTGATTTGGATCGTTGCTCAAGCTGTTCTAATCTGTAAGAGGACTCAGTGCAAACACTGCAGGG GCCTACAGGAGAAGCCAGCTAGTCAG GGCCACTACACTTCCTCTAGACTGAGGCTGAAGCGAGGACAGTCTGATGTGAACTCTAAAGTGCAATACTCCACATTTACTGATCATCAAACTCAGTAG
- the LOC125804777 gene encoding uncharacterized protein LOC125804777 — MARAGIIFLILYEICSAETVGNTEPSVVSVKVGESVTLNCTSALIDKSIAAYWFKHRLEHKPQEVGYKLGEKKESHNNFKRFELKEVGSGVSLSIKQVQKEDEGMYFCGSVEKSTVTFSTGTFLAVSDPSDISVLQTPALQSVPPGEAVNLQCTVLSEIRSAELRVFWIRSAAGSSFPEIIFTHHNSSSSSSSRQCEISSSKHSSVYNFSPNIPNIHHAATYYCAVEACGRIIIGNGTPVEISKILLLNKHTHIHLLTISEDSSREF, encoded by the exons ATGGCTCGAGCTGGGATTATATTCTTGATTCTCTATGAAATAT GTTCTGCTGAAACTGTAGGAAATACAGAACCGTCGGTTGTCTCAGTTAAAGTTGGAGAATCGGTTACTCTAAACTGCACATCTGCACTTATAGATAAGTCTATAGCTGCATACTGGTTTAAGCATAGACTGGAGCACAAACCACAGGAAGTGGGATATAAGCTCGGGGAAAAGAAGGAGTCTCataataattttaaaagattTGAGTTGAAGGAAGTTGGCAGTGGGGTTTCTCTCAGTATTAAACAGGTTCAGAAAGAAGATGAAGGAATGTACTTCTGTGGATCGGTTGAAAAGAGCACTGTGACCTTTTCTACTGGAACTTTCTTAGCTGTGTCAG ATCCTTCAGACATCTCAGTTCTCCAAACTCCAGCACTGCAGTCGGTTCCTCCAGGAGAAGCAGTGAATCTTCAGTGTACGGTTCTCTCTGAgatcagatcagcagaactgagagtgttctggatcagatctgctgcaggatcatcctttcctgaaatcatcttcactcatcacaacagcagcagcagcagcagcagccgtcagtgtgAGATCAGCTCTTCTAAACACAGCAGTGTGTACAACTTCTCCCCCAACATCCCCAACATCCACCATGCTGCAACTTACTACTGCGCTGTGGAGGCCTGTGGAAGGATCATCATTGGAAACGGGACACCAGTAGAAATAAGTAAGATTTTACTACTAaataagcacacacacattcacttactCACTATTAGTGAGGACAGTTCTAGGGAATTCTAA